The following coding sequences lie in one Arachis ipaensis cultivar K30076 chromosome B05, Araip1.1, whole genome shotgun sequence genomic window:
- the LOC110272013 gene encoding phosphopantothenate--cysteine ligase 1-like yields the protein MRERETEAAMELSRHQRLVAVVLQENGIDKRIVCVTYGGTTALLEQRCVRYVDNFISGHRGATSTEYLFLHLLLFLFLSMKLFLGYLFGDLLEGNEYYVAGYVECRSFLKARYAVLHPLLMLQIISKPMKDIGPRAMFYLI from the exons ATGCGTGAGAGGGAGACAGAGGCTGCGATGGAGCTGTCCCGCCACCAACGCCTCGTCGCCGTCGTGCTTCAAG AAAATGGGATAGATAAGAGAATTGTTTGTGTGACTTATGGTGGCACCACCGCTCTATTGGAGCAGCGGTGCGTTCGCTATGTTGACAACTTTATTTCAGGTCATAGGGGAGCCACATCCACTGAGTATTTGTTCTTGCACTtgctcttgttcttgttcttgtcaaTGAAACTTTTTCTTGGATATTTGTTTGGTGATCTCTTGGAGGGGAATGAATACTATGTTGCTGGTTATGTTGAGTGTAGGTCTTTTCTGAAGGCGCGATATGCTGTGCTTCATCCTCTTCTT aTGCTGCAAATAATTTCAAAGCCAATGAAGGATATTGGCCCACGTGCAATGTTCTATCTTATCTGA